The following are encoded together in the Ralstonia insidiosa genome:
- the argE gene encoding acetylornithine deacetylase, with translation MSTALSTLDWTRKLVSFDTTSRGSNLALIETVRDYLRGVGLESHLSHNDEGNKANLFATIPAADGSVQGGIVLSGHTDVVPVDGQKWDSDPFNPEVREGKLYGRGTCDMKGFIASSLALVPSLLQAKLREPVHLALSYDEEVGCVGAPRMIEDLIARGIKPAGCIVGEPTAMRPIVAHKGINAYRCRVHGRAAHSSLTPQGVNAIEYAARIICFVRDLADEFRAQGPFDEAFDVPFTTSSTGLINGGIALNTIPALCEFVFEFRNLPGVDAPAIRARVERYVRETIEPAMQREHPDARIELAEIAAAPSLDASEQAAITQLVRALTEDNDKRKVAYGTEAGLFQRAGIPAVLCGPGNIEQAHKANEYVELAQLDACDRFLAKVAHSLTAETATV, from the coding sequence ATGAGCACCGCTCTCTCTACGCTGGACTGGACCCGCAAGCTGGTCAGTTTTGACACCACCAGCCGCGGCTCCAACCTCGCCCTGATCGAAACCGTGCGCGACTACCTGCGCGGCGTCGGCCTCGAATCGCACCTCTCGCACAACGACGAGGGCAACAAGGCCAACCTGTTCGCCACCATTCCGGCGGCGGATGGCAGCGTACAAGGCGGCATCGTGCTGTCTGGCCATACCGATGTGGTGCCGGTCGACGGCCAGAAATGGGACAGCGATCCGTTCAACCCGGAAGTGCGCGAGGGCAAGCTGTACGGGCGTGGCACGTGCGACATGAAGGGCTTCATCGCGTCATCGCTGGCGCTGGTGCCCTCGCTGTTGCAGGCCAAGCTGCGCGAGCCGGTGCACCTGGCGCTGTCGTATGACGAAGAAGTCGGCTGTGTGGGGGCCCCTCGCATGATCGAAGACCTGATTGCGCGCGGCATCAAGCCTGCCGGCTGCATCGTCGGTGAGCCCACCGCCATGCGCCCCATCGTCGCCCACAAGGGCATCAACGCTTACCGCTGCCGCGTGCATGGCCGTGCCGCGCATTCGTCGCTCACGCCGCAGGGCGTCAACGCCATTGAGTACGCCGCACGCATCATCTGCTTCGTGCGCGATCTGGCGGATGAATTCCGCGCTCAGGGTCCGTTTGATGAGGCGTTTGACGTGCCGTTCACCACGTCGTCCACGGGGCTGATCAACGGTGGGATCGCGCTCAACACGATCCCCGCTCTGTGCGAATTCGTGTTCGAGTTCCGCAACCTGCCGGGCGTGGATGCACCCGCCATCCGCGCGCGCGTGGAGCGCTACGTGCGCGAAACCATCGAGCCCGCCATGCAGCGCGAGCACCCGGACGCCCGCATCGAACTGGCCGAGATCGCCGCGGCACCTTCGCTGGATGCCTCCGAGCAGGCCGCCATCACGCAGCTCGTGCGCGCGCTGACCGAAGACAACGACAAGCGCAAGGTCGCCTACGGCACCGAGGCCGGCTTGTTCCAGCGCGCCGGCATTCCGGCTGTGCTGTGCGGCCCCGGCAACATCGAGCAAGCGCACAAGGCCAACGAATACGTGGAGCTGGCCCAGCTCGACGCCTGCGATCGCTTCCTCGCCAAGGTCGCCCACAGCCTGACTGCGGAGACGGCCACCGTCTGA